In the Desulfovibrio sp. genome, one interval contains:
- a CDS encoding ABC transporter permease, whose amino-acid sequence MEETVRQSSGSGWWIPDIKGIHRAREVFFMLLRRQFLSRYQQSALGVAWAVLNPLGSLLVFWILFGQILQVSGDGYPYAVFAFTGMITWGIFQNSCLATASSLQEHIGIVSKVYFPRIILPGVNLGRAGIDACISLIILFIFNLCNGYVYWGRLIYIPFLLVVILLCGLSVGLIFAGPSVKFRDLNVPLNYIIQLAMYITPVIYPPTLVPSSLSWILQLNPMYWVIAWARWIFIGQQTEITMLLYLSIGLTLGLLVMGWYVFALTERYIVDVQ is encoded by the coding sequence GTGGAAGAGACCGTAAGACAAAGTTCTGGCTCAGGTTGGTGGATTCCAGACATCAAAGGCATACACCGGGCGCGTGAGGTTTTCTTTATGCTTCTGCGCCGACAGTTTTTGTCCAGATATCAGCAATCGGCGCTTGGGGTCGCGTGGGCTGTGCTCAACCCATTGGGTAGCTTGTTGGTGTTTTGGATTCTGTTCGGCCAGATATTACAGGTCTCCGGCGATGGTTACCCATACGCTGTATTTGCTTTTACAGGCATGATTACCTGGGGAATATTTCAGAACTCCTGCCTTGCAACCGCCTCATCACTTCAGGAGCACATTGGCATTGTTTCCAAAGTCTACTTTCCCCGCATAATTTTGCCTGGAGTAAACTTGGGACGCGCTGGGATTGATGCCTGCATCTCGCTGATAATACTATTTATTTTTAACCTTTGTAATGGTTATGTCTACTGGGGGCGCCTCATATACATTCCTTTTCTTTTAGTGGTCATATTGCTGTGCGGGCTATCAGTAGGTCTCATCTTCGCTGGCCCCTCAGTAAAATTTCGCGATTTAAATGTCCCGCTCAACTATATCATACAGTTGGCAATGTATATTACCCCAGTAATTTATCCTCCCACGCTGGTCCCATCCTCTTTGAGCTGGATATTGCAACTAAACCCAATGTATTGGGTGATTGCATGGGCGCGCTGGATATTCATTGGCCAGCAAACTGAAATCACCATGCTGCTATATTTGAGCATCGGGCTGACCTTGGGATTGTTGGTTATGGGGTGGTACGTATTTGCTCTTACAGAAAGGTATATTGTTGATGTCCAATAA
- a CDS encoding ABC transporter ATP-binding protein, whose product MSNNSVVVVEGLGKRYYTPQRSLAGKKSIRAHLKNMGIIRSDAEEDYFWALKDVSFEVPQGQILGIMGKNGSGKSTLLKILTGVTPPTTGRAVLRGRVGSLLEVGTGFHPDMSGRDNVFMNGVLLGIPKAEIKAHFDEIVDFSGIEEFIDVPVKRYSSGMYVRLAYAVASMLRCDVLILDEVLAVGDAAFQNKARKNMQQLVNDGRTILFVSHNVRAVSQLCTSGLMLQQGKLTHIGEILPVMQEYLKIIQHMNELPTELSSEADLRTTTRWEHASKNILTRVQLLNAHGDPSTTFEIGKPFRVRIDYEGCNTSFPIFELFIINEWGERATTINSTHNSDLSAISQSGTVECYVEDLRLGEGKYSLGLDFGHCAGSLQTYCSIDCVVALNFYVQKSDFIGGIGINSTQGAVHKSRWQQV is encoded by the coding sequence ATGTCCAATAATTCCGTAGTCGTTGTAGAAGGGCTGGGCAAACGATATTACACACCGCAGCGTTCATTGGCGGGTAAAAAAAGTATTCGTGCGCACCTTAAAAATATGGGCATTATCCGCAGCGATGCTGAGGAAGATTATTTTTGGGCTTTGAAAGATGTGTCCTTTGAGGTTCCACAAGGGCAGATACTGGGGATAATGGGGAAAAATGGATCTGGCAAAAGTACTCTTCTCAAGATTCTTACAGGGGTAACACCGCCAACAACGGGGCGAGCCGTGCTGCGAGGCAGGGTAGGCTCTCTGTTGGAAGTGGGCACAGGGTTTCACCCAGACATGTCTGGTAGGGATAACGTTTTCATGAATGGCGTGCTGCTGGGCATCCCCAAGGCAGAAATAAAGGCACACTTTGATGAAATTGTAGATTTTTCTGGAATTGAAGAATTTATTGATGTTCCGGTGAAACGCTATTCGTCAGGCATGTATGTTCGCCTTGCCTACGCAGTTGCCAGTATGCTGCGTTGCGATGTTCTTATATTGGATGAAGTGCTGGCAGTGGGTGATGCAGCCTTTCAAAACAAGGCGCGTAAAAACATGCAGCAGCTAGTGAATGACGGCAGAACCATTCTGTTTGTAAGTCATAACGTTCGTGCCGTATCTCAGTTGTGTACCTCAGGGCTAATGCTTCAGCAGGGCAAGCTCACTCACATAGGAGAAATACTTCCTGTCATGCAGGAATATTTGAAAATTATTCAACATATGAATGAACTGCCAACGGAACTTTCTTCTGAGGCAGACTTGCGCACCACAACTCGCTGGGAACATGCATCAAAAAACATTCTGACTCGTGTTCAACTTTTGAATGCCCATGGCGATCCTTCCACAACATTTGAAATTGGCAAGCCTTTTCGCGTAAGAATAGATTATGAAGGTTGCAATACTTCTTTCCCAATATTTGAATTGTTTATAATAAATGAATGGGGTGAAAGAGCAACAACAATTAATAGCACGCATAATAGTGATTTATCCGCAATATCACAATCAGGAACAGTTGAGTGCTATGTCGAAGATTTGCGATTGGGGGAGGGAAAGTATTCGCTTGGACTTGATTTTGGGCACTGCGCAGGATCATTGCAGACATATTGCAGTATAGATTGCGTTGTCGCTCTGAATTTTTATGTGCAAAAGTCCGATTTTATAGGTGGTATTGGCATCAATTCAACTCAAGGTGCAGTTCACAAAAGCCGCTGGCAACAGGTATAG
- a CDS encoding GNAT family N-acetyltransferase, which translates to MPFADISPESWDSLVASSPDGFAWSTSAWHDVIMGVGAWGFEDFSFGLYEGGLLVGVLPLQYSPQAQVMSSSGWGASGPVAVAGVTPKKRKDVIAALLEHAEGLAHSRGAHSLSFAVLPVTRTSIAASWGVNPWIVYGFNDLSGVSRVIDLSHEEQFLWQSLAKTSKQAIKKAQAAGLTVHWCDWLEELDNYYNLHIATYERTGVTPHPKAYFEGIAQHCAPAGYSRLWVCRDAHGEPLAYHNTALLGEGATFHTGCSNPEALENGANYLLFWGALLGAKRTGVRWYECGEIFYDAKVDNWGQNKRFGLTVFKTKFGGNDHRTFRCQKTWHEVTQLEEIAPPLSVKRHLKDCLRLAKRRVEACVGKQTTECLATALWRGYRLVKSVYSRLKSPPEIQFIKPFWGKEEIVSLASIAKYRKARSNIAKVFSSQWHLSADSQIVLTSSGRGALECALRALAETFPQKKKVILPSYACRGVYDPIIKCGLTPVFVDCDQDLLPDSDVIKKCLDSNVLACIFTYTCGALPEITSLRCAVQEAGVAWIADYCQAYSPDLHILDDDFAIFSFGIGKNISATAGGLVFSCNYAKCLKNIKSGMKYEKNGIATIRLISILLKYFFPGARIVGERIGSIYNGNQYILQQISLVDALLLHAQTQKSPEIIEKRTQSTQIFLDYIDKDKALVQDVSNHTHTKFTCIMKTERYRDVFFSRFSTSRIQLEGMYTALHVRFNAQCESQGPTNLSEVFSGMVYNIPVRPNLRPREIERIKHVLKSLQLAGDS; encoded by the coding sequence GTGCCCTTTGCAGATATTTCCCCTGAATCATGGGATTCTCTTGTGGCATCATCCCCTGACGGCTTTGCCTGGTCTACAAGTGCGTGGCATGACGTGATCATGGGGGTTGGGGCGTGGGGTTTTGAAGATTTTAGCTTTGGGCTTTATGAGGGCGGTCTACTAGTAGGGGTGCTCCCACTACAATATTCACCCCAAGCTCAAGTAATGTCTTCCAGCGGGTGGGGAGCGAGCGGCCCCGTGGCGGTTGCAGGCGTTACCCCCAAAAAGCGTAAGGATGTTATTGCTGCCCTGCTTGAACATGCTGAAGGTTTGGCGCACTCACGTGGTGCCCATAGCTTGTCTTTTGCTGTCCTCCCGGTGACACGAACATCAATTGCAGCCAGCTGGGGAGTAAACCCATGGATTGTATATGGTTTTAACGATTTATCTGGCGTGTCACGTGTTATAGACCTTAGCCATGAGGAACAGTTTCTCTGGCAATCCCTTGCTAAAACTTCTAAACAGGCCATTAAAAAGGCACAGGCCGCAGGCCTTACTGTTCACTGGTGCGACTGGCTTGAAGAACTGGACAATTATTATAATTTGCATATTGCAACCTATGAGCGCACAGGAGTGACACCGCACCCCAAAGCCTATTTTGAAGGTATTGCCCAGCATTGCGCGCCCGCCGGTTATTCTCGCCTTTGGGTCTGCCGCGATGCCCATGGTGAACCCCTTGCCTATCATAACACTGCGTTACTAGGCGAAGGTGCCACTTTTCATACGGGGTGCAGTAACCCAGAAGCGTTGGAGAATGGGGCAAACTACCTTCTGTTTTGGGGTGCCCTGCTTGGTGCCAAACGCACCGGAGTGCGCTGGTATGAATGCGGTGAGATATTTTATGACGCCAAAGTCGATAATTGGGGGCAGAACAAGCGATTTGGGCTAACCGTTTTTAAAACCAAATTTGGCGGTAATGATCACCGCACATTCCGTTGTCAAAAAACCTGGCACGAGGTCACACAGCTCGAAGAAATCGCTCCTCCACTAAGTGTGAAGAGACACTTAAAAGACTGTCTTCGCTTGGCGAAAAGGCGAGTTGAAGCATGTGTTGGCAAGCAAACAACCGAATGTTTGGCAACAGCATTGTGGCGAGGCTACAGGCTGGTAAAGTCTGTATACAGTCGCTTGAAGTCGCCCCCTGAAATTCAATTTATCAAACCATTTTGGGGTAAAGAAGAAATAGTAAGCCTTGCAAGTATTGCGAAATACCGAAAAGCCAGATCCAATATTGCCAAGGTTTTTTCAAGTCAGTGGCACCTAAGCGCAGACAGCCAGATTGTTTTAACGAGTTCTGGTCGTGGCGCACTTGAATGCGCATTACGTGCTCTTGCAGAAACTTTTCCACAGAAGAAGAAAGTAATTCTCCCGAGTTACGCGTGTAGGGGGGTATACGACCCCATTATAAAATGTGGCCTTACACCAGTTTTCGTGGATTGTGATCAAGATTTGTTGCCAGATAGTGATGTGATCAAAAAGTGCTTAGATAGTAATGTGCTGGCGTGTATTTTTACTTATACGTGCGGCGCACTTCCAGAAATAACTTCTTTGCGGTGCGCAGTTCAAGAAGCAGGAGTGGCGTGGATTGCTGACTATTGCCAAGCATACAGCCCTGACTTGCACATATTGGATGATGATTTTGCAATATTTTCTTTTGGAATTGGTAAAAACATATCTGCAACAGCAGGTGGCCTCGTTTTTAGTTGCAACTATGCAAAATGTCTGAAAAATATAAAGTCTGGCATGAAATATGAAAAAAATGGCATTGCGACTATTCGTCTAATATCCATATTACTAAAATATTTTTTCCCTGGCGCAAGAATTGTTGGAGAGCGCATTGGCTCAATATATAATGGGAATCAATATATTCTTCAACAGATATCGCTTGTTGATGCTTTGCTCTTGCATGCACAAACACAAAAATCCCCAGAAATAATTGAAAAAAGAACACAAAGTACCCAGATTTTTTTAGATTATATAGATAAAGATAAGGCACTTGTGCAGGATGTGTCTAACCACACACACACCAAATTCACGTGCATAATGAAGACAGAACGCTATAGAGATGTTTTTTTTAGCCGCTTTTCTACATCAAGGATACAGCTTGAAGGAATGTATACAGCTCTTCATGTAAGGTTCAATGCACAGTGTGAATCGCAAGGGCCTACGAATTTATCTGAAGTTTTTTCGGGCATGGTTTATAATATTCCAGTGCGACCCAATTTACGGCCAAGGGAAATTGAGCGCATAAAACATGTCTTGAAATCCTTACAATTGGCAGGAGACAGCTAA